The following are from one region of the Chloracidobacterium sp. genome:
- the lptC gene encoding LPS export ABC transporter periplasmic protein LptC, with translation MTSVTPGKEKDYSVRARLPLYFRSAAVILVGVIVVVIAIAFYRNTGSAEFRMKSLPASLSKDVVATVDAYERKEVDGDILRYYVKADKATTFSDQHQELEGVLIEVFNATGIGSEKITSQKAIYIPGDNKDFTAFFAGDVAIETRDALKVNTEQLKYERAAETATAEEFVKFERGGIKGTSIGASVNAGAKSITLAKDVSIEINADPADVARNSATKIKTGSAIYDQVSETIKMNGGVNIVSTEQSAAGRKTVEITSADGVVRLTKIEASTHDLLSAELFRDVGITVVETGSQTTKISSGYAKYDRLPDRFDLSENVNIVTAEGEQPTTIRANNAVYERTAGKLALNGGAEIVQGAEIVKGETINALLSKSGSLKSAVVRQNAYLKQTQPERILEISGNEVNAEFEANGQIKNASSVGGSTVKMSPTTAGQFTLLTLSAQRSIKAFFKSAGSLGEILTEGRTTIVLTAPNNGVDSADKKVVADTVKTEFAADGKNMKTASAVGSAELIVTPHTAGERNYLTTINAPRFDCEFFPTGNNVRSCIASVSARALRKPTVARPGVGDQIITADSLAAAFDQGSNDVSSMTAIGKAKFSELDRTASSGRFEYSASEGMLRLRGNDPTAWDSRARGKAKEIDWDTKNQRSELRGGVSTTYYSQTQTRGATPFSQSGKPVFITAANASIDHRSEVAVYKGNARAWQDDNYVRANTLTIKQVEGELFGEGAVQSLLYDTKPSADAKAAKSPVYVASDRIIYKRDGRLLRYESNVDIRQGSDRITGAIANIFLDESNEITRTDLEGSVIINQPGRKATGDFAQYIAADDKFVIRGNPARIDDAKAGATQGTEVTMFVKDNRVIGVGGSQRDPSGRLRSVYKVKTN, from the coding sequence ATGACATCGGTAACGCCCGGCAAAGAAAAGGATTACTCGGTTCGCGCCAGGCTGCCGCTTTATTTCCGTTCAGCGGCGGTCATTCTTGTCGGTGTGATCGTGGTCGTCATAGCCATCGCGTTCTATCGCAACACCGGTAGTGCCGAGTTTCGAATGAAAAGCCTTCCGGCTTCGCTTTCAAAAGACGTCGTCGCCACGGTAGATGCATACGAACGCAAAGAGGTCGACGGCGACATTCTGCGCTATTACGTCAAGGCCGATAAAGCTACGACCTTTTCAGATCAACATCAGGAACTTGAAGGGGTATTGATAGAGGTTTTCAATGCGACGGGCATCGGCTCCGAAAAGATCACTTCGCAAAAGGCGATATACATACCCGGAGATAACAAGGATTTCACCGCGTTCTTCGCCGGCGATGTTGCGATCGAAACCCGCGATGCTCTAAAGGTAAACACGGAACAATTGAAATATGAGCGAGCCGCTGAAACCGCGACCGCAGAAGAATTCGTGAAGTTTGAACGCGGCGGCATCAAGGGAACCTCGATCGGTGCGAGCGTCAACGCGGGTGCCAAGAGCATCACGCTCGCAAAGGACGTGAGCATTGAGATAAACGCCGATCCCGCCGATGTCGCACGCAATTCGGCGACAAAGATCAAGACGGGCTCGGCCATTTACGATCAGGTCAGCGAGACGATAAAGATGAACGGTGGGGTAAATATCGTCTCTACCGAGCAGTCAGCGGCCGGGCGAAAAACGGTCGAGATCACTTCAGCTGACGGGGTCGTCAGATTGACAAAGATCGAGGCCTCGACCCACGACCTGCTGTCGGCCGAGCTATTCCGCGACGTTGGCATTACTGTGGTCGAAACTGGCAGCCAGACGACGAAGATCTCCTCCGGTTATGCAAAATACGATCGGCTCCCGGATCGCTTTGACCTCAGTGAGAACGTGAACATCGTAACGGCCGAAGGTGAGCAGCCGACCACCATCCGCGCAAACAACGCGGTTTACGAGCGTACCGCCGGCAAGCTTGCGTTGAACGGCGGTGCCGAGATCGTTCAGGGTGCTGAGATCGTCAAAGGCGAGACAATAAATGCGCTGTTGAGCAAAAGCGGCAGCTTAAAAAGCGCTGTCGTCCGACAAAATGCTTATTTGAAACAGACGCAGCCGGAACGGATACTTGAGATCAGCGGCAATGAGGTCAATGCCGAATTTGAAGCGAACGGCCAGATAAAGAATGCATCGAGTGTCGGAGGGTCGACGGTCAAGATGAGTCCGACTACGGCGGGGCAATTCACTTTGCTGACGTTGTCGGCTCAACGCTCGATAAAAGCGTTCTTTAAGTCGGCTGGATCTTTAGGCGAAATATTGACGGAGGGGCGCACTACCATTGTATTGACCGCTCCGAATAACGGTGTGGATTCCGCAGACAAAAAGGTTGTCGCCGATACCGTCAAAACCGAATTTGCGGCTGACGGCAAAAACATGAAGACGGCGTCTGCAGTTGGCAGTGCTGAGTTGATCGTGACCCCGCATACCGCCGGCGAGCGAAATTATCTTACGACCATCAACGCGCCGCGTTTTGATTGCGAGTTCTTTCCGACAGGGAACAATGTCCGATCATGCATTGCGTCGGTCAGTGCCCGGGCCTTACGAAAACCTACGGTTGCCAGGCCTGGGGTCGGCGATCAGATCATCACGGCTGACAGTCTTGCCGCCGCTTTCGATCAGGGGTCTAACGACGTCTCGTCAATGACTGCAATTGGAAAGGCGAAGTTCTCAGAGCTTGACCGAACTGCGTCGTCCGGACGATTCGAATACTCGGCATCGGAAGGAATGCTCAGACTCCGTGGAAATGATCCGACGGCATGGGATTCGCGTGCACGTGGAAAAGCAAAAGAGATCGATTGGGACACCAAGAATCAAAGATCAGAATTAAGAGGGGGCGTCAGTACCACTTACTACAGCCAAACTCAGACAAGAGGTGCAACGCCGTTTTCACAATCGGGAAAACCGGTTTTCATAACAGCGGCGAACGCGTCGATCGATCATCGATCGGAGGTCGCAGTGTACAAAGGCAATGCCCGAGCCTGGCAGGACGATAACTACGTGCGAGCAAACACGTTAACGATCAAACAGGTCGAAGGTGAACTTTTTGGTGAAGGGGCCGTCCAGAGTCTGTTATATGATACGAAACCGTCAGCAGATGCCAAGGCTGCTAAATCGCCGGTCTATGTCGCTTCCGACAGGATCATTTATAAACGAGACGGGCGTCTACTGCGGTACGAGAGCAATGTAGACATTCGGCAGGGCAGCGATCGGATCACCGGTGCTATCGCGAATATTTTCCTGGATGAAAGTAATGAGATCACGCGTACAGATCTCGAAGGCAGCGTCATTATCAATCAGCCCGGCCGAAAGGCGACCGGTGATTTTGCCCAGTACATAGCGGCGGATGACAAATTCGTGATCCGCGGCAACCCCGCCCGCATCGATGATGCAAAGGCCGGGGCGACGCAAGGAACCGAAGTTACGATGTTCGTCAAAGACAATCGTGTCATCGGCGTCGGCGGTTCTCAGCGCGATCCGTCAGGAAGGCTGCGATCGGTCTATAAAGTCAAAACCAATTGA